A region of the Vibrio chagasii genome:
ACTTTTATTCGAAACAGATCTCGATGAAGGCATTACCCCACTGAGATGAGAAAGGCATGATGATGATTGCGCCTTCGCATTTGTGACGAATAGTATGGCCTTTACCAGAAACCACAATCGGCGTTGCCATGTCGAAGTCGAAGCCGCTTTCCGCAAGAATACGTTTTGCACCGCCTGTTACCATGTTGGTGATCTCACCAACCATGTCGGTTACTTCTTCGTTCAAACCGTTTGGTCGCTCACCAAGCATGTTTTCCATGATTTCCAGAGCCAGACCTTCATCAAAGGTAATCGACATTGAGCCACGTGATTGTGGACCAACCATACCGATTAAACCAGAGACATCACCACGAGCGATTTCATCTTTCTTAACTCTTGGTTTTTGTGGCTTCAATTCTAGAGAAGCCATCGTTTTTAGAACGTTCATCAAAGAAGCTAAAAACGGGTTTACAAATTCAGCGCGCATAATGTTCTTCTATAATCTTATTCTTTCATATCGGAGGAGCAAGACTGGCAAATGCCATGCGATTCAATGACGTGGTTGGTCAATTGAAAGCCATGCTTCTCAGCGTTACTCGCGAGCAGAGTCACAAGGGAATCGTCTTGTAGTTCTATCACTGTGCCACATTTATCGCAGATCAGTAGTTGGGAGAAATGTTTATTGGCATTACAAGAACAGCAGCATATAAAGCTGTTGGTTGACTCAACTCTGTGAATGAAACCTTGCTCCAACAAGAAATCCAAAGCGCGATACACTGTAGGTGGCTTTGCTTGCGGCTCACTGACTTTCAATTGCTCTAATAATTCATAAGCACTAGAGGCTTTCTTATTAGAGAAGATGAGCTCAAACACTCGCTTTCTTTGAGGCGTTAATCTAACACCACGCGATGCGCATATCCCTTCAACTTGCTCTATTAATGTGTGGTCCAAATTCTTCACCATTCAATCGGACATCCTTAAACAAACCCTATTTTCAGGTTATTTCGGCTAAGGAGCCATTGATTTCTATTAAAGTCAGGTACAGAGCGTATTGTGACCCACGACTTTTAATAAGACAAGGTAACTCAAAATGACATTGTGACTCAAGGCATAACTGATTAGTGACGCTGAATTAGAGATCTGGTGAATGGTTTATAAATAATGTTTGCATATTGGGAGTGCTCAAATAGCTCGAGACACCATGTTTTGGTGGGCTTTTTATTTGAATACGCATTGATAGGTCATATAAGACTATTTTATATGAACGCATTCAACGTAGCTTACAACTAAGCAAATTTAAATCTCAAGTTATTGAGAGAAATATTTTGCAACATCATAGTTGCTAAGTTGTATATTGATATTGTTGACTATGAGGCGTCAGATACCTACTATGCGCCCATATTTTTACAGGAGAAATATTATGGAAAACGACAGTCGAAGGTGGATTACTAGCTCAAGAGCGAGGATCCTATTGGAGTAATATGGACTAAACACTGTTTCCCCCTTCAATTCTTCTCTCCCTCTTATTAATGACGTTGGTTTCTTTCTTTGAAACTCAAACGTTATCTTGTTAGTAACCACCTGAAAATGAGGTTTTTTTCTATTGCTCGAATAGGGCAAGGGATCGTCATATCTAATAAAAAGGTGCGTTATTATGACCGTTATTAACACAGTAAACGAATACAACCATCATCAAACCGTTAGCTTCGAGTCTGGTGCGACTCAGGTAGATTTCACTCTTTTTAATCATTGGATTGAAATACGTGAGATACAAAAGCTTAACCAACATTTTAACGCTGAATACATTCAGCAAGCGCTTTGTTTTACTCCTCAGTTATCGGCAGAGTCGCTTCAACGTCTTTGTTCACTTGAGGGGTTCGACTATCAGCAAGATGTAGAGCTGTTTCTTCAAGCAAGGCATCCAGTTATCCATGCTGTTAATTCCGCAGCAATGACAGTGCTCTATCATGATATGTCCGTAGAGCAGGCGAAAAAAGCATTGAACAGTCTGTATGTTGAGTTTGCCTGTCTTACTATCGTCGATGATATGGGACGGTTTGTTGGCCTAATCAAACTGGATATGTTGTTTAAGTCTCAACCTGATTTAAAACTGTCTGAGATTGTACATCATGCCATCAGCTGTCATTTTAGCGCATCACAAGAACATGCGGTGGCGCTACTCAAACAAAGTCGTTTTGACGTTGTTCCAATCTTAAATAGTCAGGGACTTCCTGTCGGTTTGCTATCGGCTAAATCGGCGATAGATATCGTTACCGAAGAGCAAACTGAAGACATGGAACGATTGATGGGCATTCAGCAAGATGGTCATGTCGGCGACTATATGAACTTGTCTGTTATGGATCATGTGAGTAAGCGTATTGTCTGGGTAATAGGCCTAGCCATATTGGGTTTGCTATCCGGTATGGTGATCCATAGTTATGAAGATGCAATTGAAGCGTTTACGGTTTTGGCCTTGTACATGCCAATGATAGCGGACTCTGGCGGTAATGCTGGTACGCAGTCTGCGACTGTGATGGTGCGCTCTCTGGCGTTAGGAAGCATCAAGCTGCGTGACTGGCTGTCCGTGTTGTGGAAGGAAACACGCATTGCCATTGTTATTGGTGGTGCACTGGCTTTTATTACCTTAGGTAAAGTGAGCTTACTGTCTTATGGCGTTGAGTTGCCGGCGAATCTGACATTAACCATGTTGGGCTGTGCAATTGGCCTAGCACTCTTCTTCCAAATAGTCTCTTCTACCGTTATTGGCGCTATGCTACCTATGATGACTAAACGACTCAACCTAGACCCTGCCGTTGTCGCTAGTCCAGCGATAACCACCATCGTTGATATTGGTGGGCTGCTAATCTATTTCTTCTGTACTACTCGATTACTCGGTTTGTCTTAACCTCAGAGTAGGAGTTGTCATCATGAATATAGAATGGAGAGCTAGCAACGCTATAATGGTGTCCCAGATGCTACGAGGTGGTGAGGTTGGAACCATAGATATCAAGATCTATATGGATAGCCAACGTTATTCAGTTGCAGATTTCAGTGAGGAGGCAACTGATGATCTGTACCGTTCAATATTCCTCTATCACAACACTGATAGTCTATTAACTGAAGAAGCTCGACTGGAGCTCATCTCTCTGGAAATGGGTCACTGGTGTCCTACAACTGAAAGTAGACTAGTGGAATGGTTAACGTCGTTCCATACTGCGATACGTGCACGTTGTCTTTCGGTTTGTTGTGAGTCTGGATACCCTGGCGTGCCATCTTTGTGTTGGCAGGTGGAGAGGGTAAATTATAAGTTTGCTCTTTTGTTTGAGCGTTGCCCATCGGCGCGCTCATTACATCAACGCTTATTGGTCATCGCATGCCAAGAGCTGTTAAAACTCTATGAAAGGTTGAGAGACAATCATGCAGAGTCGTCATCGCAATCTGTGTTGAGCTGTTTGTCTCGGCTTTTGTTTGAACGCAACCATATTGCAGGCTGGCGTCCATACGAACAGAGAAAGAAAGCATATAGTGGAACGGGGTATCGTGATGAAATCGAGGAGTTTGCCTCTAGTTGGCCGGCTTATCGGCATGAACACTTATGTGCTCAGCGCCGTGCATCCGTAAACCACCTGATAACCATTGCTTTAAGCAGCATGCTCGCTATGTCAGTCGTGTTAATGTTCAATATTCATTTGATGAAACAGGATGGACATTTGACTTTGAGTCTACTTATATTGATCTGCTTACTTTATGGTGGGCGTGATGTAGTCAAAGAAGTTCTCAAATTAAAGATCACTAAGCAGCTTAACAAATTTAATTTCTACCGAAGATATAAATTGATTCGACCTGGAAGTTTTCGAAGTATTGGTAAACGAAAAACTCGGATGCAGTCTCAATTTAGTCCGCAAAAAGCATCATCTAAGATGTGTTTGCAAAAAGCGGAGAGTATCTCTGTTGCCAAAAGACTTAGTAAACATGCAGTATCAGTGTACTGCGAGACTCAAATATCACTAAACAGCTTAGACAAATATCGTAAGACGCAGCATTTTAGAGTGCTGAATCAGCATGGAGAAAGTGAACGTACACCAATACGAGATAATCGTGATTTGCATATTTGCATCCAAATTACCCAATCAAATAGAAACACCATAACAAAATCATTTCGTTGTAATAATGAGGACAATAGTCGTTGGTTTGAAATAAAACCGGTAAGCTAGATTGAGGTGGCTGGTGGCCTTTGAATTGCAATTGTTGGTCCGGATACGAGCTGGTAACCGCGTTGGTTCGATTATTAGCCACTTCGCTTTCTTTTTGAAACTCTTCCGCTCCCTGTGTATTATTGGCTGTTTTTTTGATCACGATAACCGCTTTATTACTGAGTGTGTGAAACTCCACAATATTCAAAGCGGATTTGATGGGTAAAATTATTAGGTAAAACAATGACCAAGCCAGGTAACATGAGTAAATTCCAATCAAACCGCTTATCCGTTGCACCCATGCTCGATTGGACTGACCGCCACTGTCGTTACTTTCACCGTTTGCTCTCTCAGCAGACTCTTCTGTACACGGAAATGGTAACAACAGGCGCGATCTTACACGGTAAGGGCGATTTCCTAGAATACAGTGAGCAAGAGCATCCACTGGCTCTTCAACTTGGTGGTTCAAATCCAGTTGATCTTGCGGCTTGTGCCAAACTTGCGGCTGAGCGTGGTTATGATGAAGTAAATCTTAACGTAGGTTGCCCTTCAGACCGAGTTCAAAACGGTCGCTTTGGTGCGTGCTTAATGGCGGAGCCAGAGCTAGTAGCAGACTGTGTATCAGCAATGAAAGAAGTGACTGATATTCCAATCACAGTGAAAACTCGCATTGGTATCGATGACCAAGACTCATATGAGTTTCTGACGAAGTTCATTTCAACGGTTTCTGAAAAGGGTGGTTGTGAGCAATTCACTATTCATGCACGTAAAGCGTGGTTGAGTGGTCTTAGCCCGAAAGAGAACCGTGAGATCCCACCTCTGGATTATGATCGTGCTTACCAGATCAAGAAAGACTTCTCTGATCTAGTGATCGCAGTAAATGGTGGTATCACCACATTAGAACAAACAAAAGAACATCTTCAGTACCTTGATGGCGTGATGATCGGTCGTGAGGCTTACCATAGCCCATTTATTCTGGCGGAAGTGGACCAACAGATCTTCGGATTAGATACGCCAATTAAGAAACGCTCACAAGTCGTGGAAGAGATGTACCCGTACATTGAACGTGAACTTTCAAACGGTGCAAGCTTAGGACACATTTCTCGTCATATGCTTGGCTTGTTCCAAAGCATGCCGGGTGCAAGACAATGGCGTCGCTACATCAGCGAAAATGCACATAAGAAAGGTGCGGGTATCGAAGTCATGCAGACGGCATTGGCTAAGATTCCTAAAGAGCTGAACGTATAGGTTAAATTCGCCATTAAAGGCTAAATTTACCACTTTGATTTATTTAAAAAGCCGCGCATGAGAATGTGCGGCTTTTTATTTGACTGATAAATAAGGATTTTATTGGTTTTGGCGACTTGGTACAGATGCTGCAATGTTAGAAAGTAGGAAAGATAGGTCATTAACTCATTAGGGAGACCATTATGTTTGAATTAATCTTTGTTCTTATTTTCGTTGCTACGCTACTTGTGACAGGCATTACCTTTATGACGGTATTAGCGGCAACTGGAGTCGCATTAGCTGTAATGTTGCTGCTTGGTATGATGAGTGTGGTGTTTAAATTACTGCCTTGGTTGATTGTGATTGCAATCGGTGTGTGGTTTTTCAAAAACTTTGTACATAGCTCGAATCAGAGACGCTACTAAAGTCATGACACCGTCAAATATCGGCTTGCCGTCGGTTTATCGTTTTAGTCTTTAAGATGTGTGGTAGAATTTTCCCCAATAATCTATGAATGTGCATACACTTAGCACAACGATATGGAATTGGAGCTATCTCAAATGAATAAAATGCCATTAATTGCTTTAGTGGGAATGCTATCTTTAAGTTCAGCGGTATCTGCTGAGGAAGAGTTTTCTTACACGGCTAAAGTCGGTGCCGATATGTGGTGGGGAAGTACCAAGCTAAATGAAGTGAGACAAGACGAAGACTCTAACTCTCCTTCTGTGTATTTCGCATTTGAGCATAATGCCCCAATGCTGCCAAATGCTAGCTTCCGTTATACGTCTATTGATACGGATGCATTGGCTTTTGATAAGTACGACTACACATTCTACTACACCTTGCTAGAGCACAAGTTGATGAACTTCGATGCGGGTCTGACGTTTACTCAGTACTCAAACTCGAATTACATTAAACCAAAAGCGACAGGTGCGAAAACATCAACCTTTGATGAGTTTACTTGGAGCTTCTACGGTAACGCAGAAATCAACGTTCCTGACACCAACTTCGATATCATTGGTACCATGGAATTCGGTGATAGCAGCGGTATTAAGAGCACAGATTTGATGGCGGGTGTTCAGTACCGAATACCAGTATCTGAGTCTGAAATCGCTCTGCGCGGTGGTTACCGTGTTATCGACTTAGATTCAGATGAGTTCTTTGATTCTGAGCTAGGTAAAAACTTTGTCATGGTAGATGGCTGGTTTGCTGGCGCAGAAGTACGATTCTAAGTTCACCTAAAGAACATCTAAAACCAATTTTAAAAACGCCGCTTTATTAAGCGGCGTTTTTTTATATCTGTTGATTATATCTTTCTGGAATTAGTTAGCACATTCATCACTTTCGACCATCCTTATACAGAGAGCTGATTAACGTCTATTCTTATAAGGTCTATGTTGTTGGGTCAGAACAAGGGATGGAATATGACACTCAATGAATTACGCAATTTATATCGAGAAAATTTGTTAGTTGAAGCCATCATAGAGCCCTCAATACAAGAAGGGTCTTGGGTTGTGGAGTTTCGCCATATGGGCGGCGGTTTTGTTCTGCTTACTGATGTCCATGGTGAGGAGTGCCATTATGCGGATTTAGATCTAGCATCTAAGTCGGCAATGGCGGTGGGTTTTCAACAAGTTCGTATTGAAAACCAGTAGCCAATTTACCCATTCAATCGCTTTTTACTTCCAAAAAGTTATAAAACATACTTTTATATTCTTTCTTGTTATTAGAAGGAGTGGTTAATCTATCGTCACGCAATGATTAGGGATGTCGTGACCATGTCTTTAAATAAGAAAGAGTCTTCACAAAATAATAATGCACAGTCTGGGGCGAACGAGCTACCTGGATTAGCTGCACCGCTTAATGACCAACAACTGGGTCATCTTCAACAAACTGTTTCCGAATTATCTTCTCAGCAATTGGCATGGGTCAGTGGTTACCTATGGGGTGTGAGCCAAGCTCAACCTGTGGGCGCAGCCGCACCGATTACTCAAGCAGCTGCGGCGGTTGCTGCAAAACCTGCTGGTAAGCTCAGCATTATCTTTGCTTCTCAAACCGGTAATGCTAAAGGCGTCGCTGAATCACTAGAGGCAGAAGCAAAAGCCTTAGGTATCGCCGTCGAGCTTTTCGATGCCAGTGATTACAAAGGCAAGAACCTAGCGAAAGAGACGCACGTCATTTTCGTGGCTTCGACTAATGGCGAGGGTGAAGCGCCAGATAACGCGATTGAGCTGCACGAGTTCCTACAATCAAAGAAAGCGCCAAAGCTATCAAACTTACAATACGGTGTGATTGGTCTGGGCGACTCAAGCTACGAGTTTTTCTGCCAAACCGCGAAAGACTTCGATAACTTCCTAGCCAAGCTTGGTGCCAAATCATTTGTTGACCGTCTTGACTGCGACGTGGATTACGAAGCGGCAGCAACAGAGTGGCGTGCTAAAGCTCTATCACAAGTACAAGAAACACTGTCGACGGGCGCAGAGGCTGAAGTAGTTCAATTACCAGTAGGTCAAGCCGCTTCAGGTCATTCGCAGTACACCAAGCAAAACCCGTATACAGCAACATTGCTAACAAGCCAAAAGATCACAGGTCGTGATTCGGGTAAAGATGTTCGTCATATCGAGATTGATCTGGATGAGTCCGGTATTACTTATCAACCGGGTGACGCACTGGGTGTGTGGTATGAAAACAGTTCAGAATTAGCGAATCAGATTCTTGCTCAAGTTGGGCTCTCTGGTATCGAGAGCGTAGATGTGGATGGTGAAAACCTCTCTATTCATAGTGCTCTAGTGAGTAAGTTCGAGATAACGGCTTCAAACCCTCAACTTGTGACTAAGTTTGCTGAGCTATCTGGTAGCAAGAAACTGTTAAAGCTGGTGGAAGATAAAGACAAGCTTCGTGAATACGCGGGCAACACGCAAATTGTTGATGTATTAGCTGAGAAGAAAACCAAACTATCGGCTGATGAACTTCTAGGCCTGTTGCGTAAGCTTACACCTCGCCTGTACTCAATCGCATCGAGCCAAGCTGAAGTGGATGAAGAAGTTCACCTAACCGTTGGTTTGGTTGAATACCAAAAAGGTGAAGAGTCTCGCTTAGGTGGAGCATCAAGTTTCCTAGCTCAGCGTTTAGAGGAAGGTGGTGAAGTGAAGGTGTTCGTTGAGAACAACAATAACTTCAAGCTACCACAAGACGACAATACTCCAATCATTATGGTCGGCCCTGGTACTGGTATTGCACCATTCCGCAGCTTTGTTCAAGAGCGAGAAAACAATGACGCTCAAGGTAAGAGCTGGTTGTTCTTTGGCGACCGTACCTTTACTCAAGACTTCCTATACCAAGTTGAATGGCAGAAGTACCTCAAATCTGGTGCGCTAACTAAGCTAGATGTTGCTTTTAGCCGAGACCAAAAAGAGAAAGTGTATGTACAAGACCGCTTAATCGAGCAAGCAGAACAAGTATGGCAATGGCTACAAGAAGGTGCGTACTTCTATGTGTGTGGCGATGCGACTCGAATGGCGAAAGACGTACATGAAGCACTAGTTACGATTGCTGAAAAGCAGGGCAATCAAAGTCGCGAACAGGCTGAGCAATTTATTAATGATTTACGTAAAGCAAAACGTTACCAAAGGGATGTGTACTAATGAGCAAGCAAGTAATAGAGCAAGAAGTGCTAGGCCAAGTACTTGGTCCGTTGGCTGACAATGAGCGTCTAAAGCGTGAGAGCAATAACCTGCGCGGTACGATTGAGCAAGACTTACAAGATCGTATCACTGGTGGTTTTACAGCAGATAACTTTCAACTGATTCGTTTCCACGGCATGTACCAACAAGACGACCGTGATATTCGTAACGAACGTGCTAAGCAAAAGCTAGAGCCTCTACATAACGTCATGCTTCGTGCGCGTATGCCAGGTGGTATCATTACTCCTAAGCAGTGGTTAGCAATAGATAAGTTTGCCGATGAAAGTACCTCTTATGGTTCAATCCGTTTAACGACTCGTCAAACGTTTCAGTTTCACGGCGTGTTAAAGCCAAATATCAAGCTGATGCACCAAACGCTAAATAGCATTGGTATTGATTCAATTGCTACTGCGGGTGACGTAAACCGAAACGTTTTGTGTACGACAAACCCAGTAGAATCTGAACTTCACCAAGAAGCCTATAAGTGGGCGAAGAAGATCAGTGAACACCTACTTCCTAAAACTCGTGCTTATGCTGAGATTTGGCTTGATGGCGAGAAATTAGAAACAACCGATGATGAGCCAATCTTAGGTAATAACTATCTACCGCGTAAATTCAAGACAACGGTCGTGATCCCACCACAAAATGATGTCGACGTTCACGCTAATGATCTTAACTTTGTCGCTATTGCTGAAGATGGAAAGCTCGTGGGCTTTAACGTGTTAGTTGGTGGCGGCTTAGCAATGACGCACGGCGATACTTCTACTTATGCTCGTAAAGCTGACGACTTTGGTTTCGTACCACTAGAAAATACGTTAGATGTTGCGGCAGCGGTTGTTACCACACAGCGTGATTGGGGTAACCGTTCAAACCGTAAGAATGCAAAAACTAAGTACACACTAGACCGTGTAGGTATTGATGTGTTCAAAGCGGAAGTTGAAAAGCGTGCGGGTGTTAAGTTCTCGGAAAGTCGCCCTTATGAATTCACGGAGCGTGGTGACCGTATCGGTTGGGTTGAAGGCATTGATGGTAAGCACCATTTGGCGCTGTTTATTGAAAATGGTCGCTTGCTTGATTTTCCTGGTAAAGCATTGAAAACCGGTGTCGCAGAAATTGCTAAGATCCACAAAGGCGATTTCCGTATGACTGCAAACCAAAACTTAATTGTTGCAGGTGTACCTAAGAACCAAAAAGCAAAAATTGAGAAGCTTGCTCGTCAATATGGTTTGATGGATGACGCGGTAAGTGAACAACGCAAAAATTCGATGGCGTGTGTGGCATTTCCAACATGTCCTCTAGCAATGGCAGAAGCCGAACGCTTTCTTCCAGAGTTTGTTACCGATGTTGAAGGCATTCTCGAGAAACACGGTTTACCAGAAGACGATAACATTATCCTTCGTGTAACCGGTTGTCCAAATGGCTGTGGCCGTGCAATGTTGGCTGAGCTTGGTTTAGTAGGCAAAGCTCCAGGTCGTTACAATATGCACTTAGGTGGCAACAAAGCCGGTACTCGTATTCCTAAGATGTATAAAGAGAACATCACATCAGCTCAGATCTTAGAAGAGATTGACACGCTGGTGGGCCGTTGGGCAGCAGAGCGAGAAGAGAACGAAGGGTTCGGTGACTTCACAATCCGAGCTGGCATCATCCAAGAGGTGATCATTTCAAAGAGGGACCTGCATGCATAATTCTGTCGCTTCAAAATTGAAGTTAGCAGAGCTGCTCGCATTGACCAAGACGGAGCAGGTACTTCGTCTTGGACAGATAAATGCAGAGTTAGAACAGCTAACTGCTCTAGAAAGAGTCAAATGGGCACTAGAAAACTTAGAAGGGACACATGTGGTGTCTTCAAGTTTTGGAATCCAAGCAGCACTCATGCTGCACTTAGTCACTCAGGCAAAGCCGGATATTCCAGTTATCCTTACCGATACCGGGTATCTATTTCCAGAGACCTATCGCTTTATAGATGAGTTAAGCCAGAAGCTCACTTTAAACCTACAAGTATTTCGTGCTCAGCAAAGTCCTAATTGGCAAGAAGCACAATATGGAAAACTTTGGGAGCAAGGGCTAGAAGGTATCGAGAAATATAACAAGCTCAATAAAGTCGAACCGATGAGAAGGGCGTTAGATGAACTTGAGGCAGGTACTTGGTTCTCCGGCTTGAGAAGAGAGCAATCCCAATCACGTGCAAATTTGGCAATCTTGTCTATCCAAAATGGTGTGTTTAAGTTCTTACCTATAATTGATTGGACCAATAAAGATGTTCACTACTACCTAGAAGAGTACGGTCTGAGTTACCATCCGCTTCGAGAGCAGGGTTACCTTTCAGTTGGAGATACACACACAACTAAGAAGTGGGAGCCTGGTATGACAGAAGAAGAAACCCGCTTTAACGGGTTAAAACGAGAATGTGGGCTTCATGAGGACGATGGCGAACAATATGGCTCAGGTATTTAGGCTCATTGTTTATTAAAAAGCTGCTTTAGGGCAGCTTTTTTGCTTTTCTGGGGGCAAGAAAGCAACTCCTGTGGATAACTCTGTGATTAGTTTGTAGGTACTTTGTAGTTAAACTTGAATAAATAAGCTCTTGGTGGCTTATCCATCATGTAAGCCTTGTTTTTGCATTTTTCTTAAATAAACACTTGCCAATGTGAGCTACATCTCTATAATGCCGCCTCACTGACACGGCAGACGCCATAAGGCTTCAGCAAAGAATGTTGGTTAGGCAACTAGCTTCAAGCGATTATTCGCTTCTACTTTTAGAAAGTAGAAATTAATTTTCAAAAGTGTTTGACACTGAAGATTAAGTCGCTAGAATGGCCACCTCTTCCGAAGTGATGTAAGTCACAACGAAGAGAAGTTCTTTAACAATTTAAACCTATCAATCTGTGTGGGCACTCGTTGATGAATATCAAAAAATGAAGCTTCGGTTTCAACTTGATTTCAATGAACTGAGTGACCAATTCGAATCGTAAGATTCGGCACAGTCAATTCAACATTACTTAGCTTTTTATTAAGCGAAGAGAATGTAATCAGTATTCATTGAGTCGACAAAATCTTAAATTGAAGAGTTTGATCATGGCTCAGATTGAACGCTGGCGGCAGGCCTAACACATGCAAGTCGAGCGGAAACGAGTTGTCTGAACCTTCAGGGAACGATAACGGCGTCGAGCGGCGGACGGGTGAGTAATGCCTAGGAAATTGCCTTGATGTGGGGGATAACCATTGGAAACGATGGCTAATACCGCATAATGCCTACGGGCCAAAGAGGGGGACCTTCGGGCCTCTCGCGTCAAGATATGCCTAGGTGGGATTAGCTAGTTGGTGAGGTAATGGCTCACCAAGGCGACGATCCCTAGCTGGTCTGAGAGGATGATCAGCCACACTGGAACTGAGACACGGTCCAGACTCCTACGGGAGGCAGCAGTGGGGAATATTGCACAATGGGCGAAAGCCTGATGCAGCCATGCCGCGTGTATGAAGAAGGCCTTCGGGTTGTAAAGTACTTTCAGTTGTGAGGAAGGGGGTGTCGTTAATAGCGGCATTTCTTGACGTTAGCAACAGAAGAAGCACCGGCTAACTCCGTGCCAGCAGCCGCGGTAATACGGAGGGTGCGAGCGTTAATCGGAATTACTGGGCGTAAAGCGCATGCAGGTGGTTCATTAAGTCAGATGTGAAAGCCCGGGGCTCAACCTCGGAACTGCATTTGAAACTGGTGAACTAGAGTACTGTAGAGGGGGGTAGAATTTCAGGTGTAGCGGTGAAATGCGTAGAGATCTGAAGGAATACCAGTGGCGAAGGCGGCCCCCTGGACAGATACTGACACTCAGATGCGAAAGCGTGGGGAGCAAACAGGATTAGATACCCTGGTAGTCCACGCCGTAAACGATGTCTACTTGGAGGTTGTGGCCTTGAGCCGTGGCTTTCGGAGCTAACGCGTTAAGTAGACCGCCTGGGGAGTACGGTCGCAAGATTAAAACTCAAATGAATTGACGGGGGCCCGCACAAGCGGTGGAGCATGTGGTTTAATTCGATGCAACGCGAAGAACCTTACCTACTCTTGACATCCAGAGAAGCCAGCGGAGACGCAGGTGTGCCTTCGGGAGCTCTGAGACAGGTGCTGCATGGCTGTCGTCAGCTCGTGTTGTGAAATGTTGGGTTAAGTCCCGCAACGAGCGCAACCCTTATCCTTGTTTGCCAGCGAGTAATGTCGGGAACTCCAGGGAGACTGCCGGTGATAAACCGGAGGAAGGTGGGGACGACGTCAAGTCATCATGGCCCTTACGAGTAGGGCTACACACGTGCTACAATGGCGCATACAGAGGGCAGCGAACTTGCGAGAGTGAGCGAATCCCAAAAAGTGCGTCGTAGTCCGGATTGGAGTCTGCAACTCGACTCCATGAAGTCGGAATCGCTAGTAATCGTAGATCAGAATGCTACGGTGAATACGTTCCCGGGCCTTGTAC
Encoded here:
- a CDS encoding chemotaxis protein CheX, translated to MRAEFVNPFLASLMNVLKTMASLELKPQKPRVKKDEIARGDVSGLIGMVGPQSRGSMSITFDEGLALEIMENMLGERPNGLNEEVTDMVGEITNMVTGGAKRILAESGFDFDMATPIVVSGKGHTIRHKCEGAIIIMPFSSQWGNAFIEICFE
- the zur gene encoding zinc uptake transcriptional repressor Zur encodes the protein MVKNLDHTLIEQVEGICASRGVRLTPQRKRVFELIFSNKKASSAYELLEQLKVSEPQAKPPTVYRALDFLLEQGFIHRVESTNSFICCCSCNANKHFSQLLICDKCGTVIELQDDSLVTLLASNAEKHGFQLTNHVIESHGICQSCSSDMKE
- a CDS encoding magnesium transporter, which produces MTVINTVNEYNHHQTVSFESGATQVDFTLFNHWIEIREIQKLNQHFNAEYIQQALCFTPQLSAESLQRLCSLEGFDYQQDVELFLQARHPVIHAVNSAAMTVLYHDMSVEQAKKALNSLYVEFACLTIVDDMGRFVGLIKLDMLFKSQPDLKLSEIVHHAISCHFSASQEHAVALLKQSRFDVVPILNSQGLPVGLLSAKSAIDIVTEEQTEDMERLMGIQQDGHVGDYMNLSVMDHVSKRIVWVIGLAILGLLSGMVIHSYEDAIEAFTVLALYMPMIADSGGNAGTQSATVMVRSLALGSIKLRDWLSVLWKETRIAIVIGGALAFITLGKVSLLSYGVELPANLTLTMLGCAIGLALFFQIVSSTVIGAMLPMMTKRLNLDPAVVASPAITTIVDIGGLLIYFFCTTRLLGLS
- the dusA gene encoding tRNA dihydrouridine(20/20a) synthase DusA; its protein translation is MTKPGNMSKFQSNRLSVAPMLDWTDRHCRYFHRLLSQQTLLYTEMVTTGAILHGKGDFLEYSEQEHPLALQLGGSNPVDLAACAKLAAERGYDEVNLNVGCPSDRVQNGRFGACLMAEPELVADCVSAMKEVTDIPITVKTRIGIDDQDSYEFLTKFISTVSEKGGCEQFTIHARKAWLSGLSPKENREIPPLDYDRAYQIKKDFSDLVIAVNGGITTLEQTKEHLQYLDGVMIGREAYHSPFILAEVDQQIFGLDTPIKKRSQVVEEMYPYIERELSNGASLGHISRHMLGLFQSMPGARQWRRYISENAHKKGAGIEVMQTALAKIPKELNV
- the pspG gene encoding envelope stress response protein PspG, with amino-acid sequence MFELIFVLIFVATLLVTGITFMTVLAATGVALAVMLLLGMMSVVFKLLPWLIVIAIGVWFFKNFVHSSNQRRY
- a CDS encoding TIGR04219 family outer membrane beta-barrel protein; protein product: MNKMPLIALVGMLSLSSAVSAEEEFSYTAKVGADMWWGSTKLNEVRQDEDSNSPSVYFAFEHNAPMLPNASFRYTSIDTDALAFDKYDYTFYYTLLEHKLMNFDAGLTFTQYSNSNYIKPKATGAKTSTFDEFTWSFYGNAEINVPDTNFDIIGTMEFGDSSGIKSTDLMAGVQYRIPVSESEIALRGGYRVIDLDSDEFFDSELGKNFVMVDGWFAGAEVRF
- a CDS encoding assimilatory sulfite reductase (NADPH) flavoprotein subunit; the protein is MSLNKKESSQNNNAQSGANELPGLAAPLNDQQLGHLQQTVSELSSQQLAWVSGYLWGVSQAQPVGAAAPITQAAAAVAAKPAGKLSIIFASQTGNAKGVAESLEAEAKALGIAVELFDASDYKGKNLAKETHVIFVASTNGEGEAPDNAIELHEFLQSKKAPKLSNLQYGVIGLGDSSYEFFCQTAKDFDNFLAKLGAKSFVDRLDCDVDYEAAATEWRAKALSQVQETLSTGAEAEVVQLPVGQAASGHSQYTKQNPYTATLLTSQKITGRDSGKDVRHIEIDLDESGITYQPGDALGVWYENSSELANQILAQVGLSGIESVDVDGENLSIHSALVSKFEITASNPQLVTKFAELSGSKKLLKLVEDKDKLREYAGNTQIVDVLAEKKTKLSADELLGLLRKLTPRLYSIASSQAEVDEEVHLTVGLVEYQKGEESRLGGASSFLAQRLEEGGEVKVFVENNNNFKLPQDDNTPIIMVGPGTGIAPFRSFVQERENNDAQGKSWLFFGDRTFTQDFLYQVEWQKYLKSGALTKLDVAFSRDQKEKVYVQDRLIEQAEQVWQWLQEGAYFYVCGDATRMAKDVHEALVTIAEKQGNQSREQAEQFINDLRKAKRYQRDVY